Proteins encoded by one window of Streptomyces sp. NBC_01571:
- a CDS encoding sigma-70 family RNA polymerase sigma factor: protein MKEAVEIGRDPAAGPGLPDLMADVARGDQEAFAAVYDVVAGPVLGIVRRVLRDLAQSEEVAQEVLVEVWRTAARYRPERGSVMNWVLTLAHQRAVDRVRSAEASAAREHKAALLDRTPEFDEVTEQVEARLEREQVRRCLRTLTELQRQSVTLAYYRGLTYREVAELLTLPLGTVKTRLRDGLIRLRDCLGVTA from the coding sequence GTGAAGGAAGCCGTGGAAATCGGGAGAGACCCGGCGGCGGGACCCGGTCTGCCGGACCTGATGGCCGACGTCGCCCGGGGCGACCAGGAGGCTTTCGCCGCGGTCTACGACGTCGTGGCGGGGCCGGTGCTCGGCATCGTCCGCAGGGTGCTGCGCGACCTGGCCCAGTCGGAGGAGGTGGCGCAGGAGGTACTGGTCGAGGTGTGGCGGACCGCCGCCCGCTACCGGCCCGAGCGGGGGTCGGTGATGAACTGGGTGCTCACCCTCGCCCACCAGCGGGCCGTCGACCGGGTGCGCTCGGCCGAGGCCTCGGCGGCGCGCGAGCACAAGGCGGCCCTCCTCGACCGGACGCCCGAGTTCGACGAGGTGACCGAGCAGGTCGAGGCGCGGCTGGAACGGGAGCAGGTGCGGCGCTGTCTGCGGACGCTGACGGAACTCCAGCGCCAGTCCGTGACCCTCGCCTACTACCGGGGCCTGACCTACCGGGAGGTGGCGGAGCTGCTGACGCTTCCGCTCGGCACGGTCAAGACCCGGCTGCGCGACGGTCTCATCCGTCTCCGCGACTGCCTGGGGGTCACCGCATGA
- a CDS encoding DUF4142 domain-containing protein, protein MRIARNAGTLFVAGALTMTLAALAYPAVIGVQTTSSAPNRVIANTPTGPLTEADRDFVVKVRAAGLWEYPVGQLALQKGTIPAVRTAGDHLIKGHAALDDTDRKVAATLGITIPNKPSPQQQGFVSTLSADSGKQFDTDFANILRLTHGTIFLTVAKIRSTTENSLVRQLADQANDTVLDHITVMEKTGLVNFDQVLFQETTPPKLPAGNVTPPAPAPGEPTVVLTPPAGSSASPSPTVR, encoded by the coding sequence ATGCGCATTGCACGGAACGCAGGAACGCTCTTCGTGGCAGGTGCGTTGACCATGACACTCGCCGCGCTCGCGTACCCTGCCGTGATCGGTGTGCAGACCACGTCCAGCGCCCCGAACCGCGTGATCGCCAACACTCCGACGGGCCCGTTGACCGAGGCCGACCGTGACTTCGTCGTCAAGGTGCGAGCGGCGGGACTCTGGGAGTACCCGGTCGGACAGCTGGCGCTGCAGAAGGGCACCATCCCGGCGGTCAGAACCGCCGGCGACCACCTGATCAAGGGCCACGCCGCGCTGGACGACACCGACCGCAAGGTCGCCGCCACGCTCGGCATCACCATCCCCAACAAGCCGTCCCCGCAGCAGCAGGGTTTCGTCTCGACCCTGAGCGCGGACAGCGGCAAGCAGTTCGACACGGACTTCGCCAACATCCTGCGGCTGACCCACGGAACGATCTTCCTCACCGTCGCGAAGATCAGGTCCACCACCGAGAACTCGTTGGTGCGCCAGCTGGCCGACCAGGCCAACGACACGGTGCTGGACCACATCACGGTGATGGAGAAGACCGGACTGGTCAACTTCGACCAGGTGTTGTTCCAGGAGACCACCCCGCCGAAGCTGCCCGCCGGAAACGTCACGCCGCCCGCACCCGCGCCGGGCGAGCCGACCGTCGTCCTCACCCCGCCCGCGGGAAGTTCCGCGTCCCCCTCACCGACGGTGCGGTGA
- a CDS encoding DUF1295 domain-containing protein — translation MSGFPWAGFAQNLGLAAAAAFAVMLVTFAVAVRKGVHRIVDVAWGIGFTAVAVVSFLASAGEGDEGRRILVTVLTSVWGLRLALHIARRGRGHGEDPRYEAMLAKAPGRRHLYALRMIYLLQGALVWLVSLPVQAAQYVSAGLTGLTLAGAALWAVGLFFEAVGDAQLARFKADPANRGRVMDRGLWSWTRHPNYFGDFCVWWGLFLLACDSGAAAAVSVLSPLLMSWLLINGSGKALLEKHLAGRAGFAEYSARTSGFFPLPPKSRG, via the coding sequence ATGAGCGGCTTCCCCTGGGCAGGCTTCGCCCAGAACCTCGGTCTCGCGGCGGCCGCGGCGTTCGCCGTCATGCTCGTCACCTTCGCTGTCGCCGTACGCAAGGGCGTCCACCGGATCGTGGACGTCGCCTGGGGGATCGGGTTCACCGCCGTGGCCGTGGTGTCCTTCCTGGCCTCCGCCGGCGAGGGCGACGAGGGGCGACGGATCCTGGTGACCGTACTGACCTCGGTGTGGGGGCTGCGGCTGGCCCTGCACATCGCCCGGCGGGGCCGTGGCCACGGCGAGGATCCGAGATACGAGGCGATGCTCGCCAAGGCGCCCGGCCGTCGCCACCTGTACGCCCTGCGCATGATCTACCTCCTGCAGGGAGCCCTGGTCTGGCTGGTGTCGCTGCCCGTCCAGGCCGCGCAGTACGTCTCCGCGGGCCTGACGGGACTCACCCTCGCCGGCGCCGCGCTGTGGGCGGTCGGACTGTTCTTCGAGGCGGTGGGCGACGCCCAACTGGCCCGGTTCAAGGCCGATCCCGCCAACCGCGGCCGGGTCATGGACCGGGGCCTGTGGAGCTGGACCCGGCACCCCAACTACTTCGGCGACTTCTGCGTGTGGTGGGGCCTGTTCCTGCTCGCCTGCGACTCGGGCGCGGCGGCCGCGGTGTCGGTGCTCTCACCGCTGCTGATGAGCTGGCTGCTGATCAACGGCAGCGGGAAGGCGCTGCTGGAGAAGCACTTGGCGGGGCGAGCGGGGTTCGCCGAGTACTCCGCGAGGACCAGCGGCTTCTTTCCGTTGCCGCCGAAGTCGCGCGGCTGA
- a CDS encoding cyclopropane-fatty-acyl-phospholipid synthase family protein gives MITVTTARPGAAHRLAALAEDALGGPLPLRLRAWDGSETGPRDAPVVVVRTRRALRRLLWQPGELGLAQAYVTGEIDVEGDLAAGLSAMWSAVRERSLHAPRLTPADRARAAATALRLGAVGPRPPTPASQARLRGGLHSRSRDRAAISHHYDLSNAFYRLLLDETMAYSCGYWTGEEPDFGPADAQRAKLELICRKLGLVPGARLLDIGCGWGSLTLYAAERYKAQVTAVTLAREQAAYVRDQVRERGLEHQVDVVCQDYRDIAGGAYEAVTAIEMGEHVGDTEYPAFAAALHRFVRPRGRVLVQQMSRGSVAPGGGAFIEAYIAPDMHMRPLGDTVGLLEAAGLEVRSVESLREHYVRTVAAWHRTLEERWDDFVRLVGAETARVWRLYLVGGALAFQERRMGVDQILSVRPAPGGSSGMPAVPGDWYAGADER, from the coding sequence GTGATCACCGTGACCACCGCCCGCCCCGGTGCCGCCCACCGGCTCGCCGCACTGGCCGAGGACGCCCTCGGCGGCCCCCTGCCGCTGCGGTTGCGCGCGTGGGACGGCAGCGAGACCGGCCCCCGGGACGCCCCCGTGGTCGTCGTCCGCACGCGCCGCGCCCTGCGACGGCTGCTCTGGCAGCCCGGCGAACTGGGCCTGGCCCAGGCCTACGTCACCGGGGAGATCGATGTCGAGGGCGACTTGGCGGCGGGCCTGAGCGCCATGTGGAGTGCGGTTCGGGAGCGCAGTCTGCACGCACCCCGGCTCACCCCCGCCGACCGGGCCCGCGCCGCCGCCACCGCGTTGCGCCTCGGGGCCGTGGGTCCGCGGCCCCCGACCCCCGCCTCGCAGGCACGACTCCGCGGCGGCCTGCACAGCAGATCCAGGGACCGCGCCGCCATCAGCCACCACTACGACCTGTCGAACGCGTTCTACCGCCTGCTCCTCGACGAGACCATGGCCTACTCGTGCGGCTACTGGACCGGCGAGGAACCGGACTTCGGTCCCGCCGACGCCCAGCGTGCCAAGCTGGAGCTGATCTGCCGCAAGCTCGGCCTCGTCCCGGGTGCCCGGCTGCTGGACATCGGCTGCGGCTGGGGCTCCCTCACGCTGTACGCGGCGGAGCGGTACAAGGCCCAGGTCACCGCGGTCACCCTGGCCCGGGAACAGGCCGCGTACGTACGGGATCAGGTGCGCGAGCGCGGCCTCGAACACCAGGTCGACGTGGTCTGCCAGGACTACCGGGACATCGCCGGCGGCGCGTACGAGGCCGTCACCGCGATCGAGATGGGCGAACACGTGGGGGACACCGAGTACCCGGCGTTCGCCGCCGCCCTCCACCGCTTCGTCCGCCCACGGGGGCGCGTCCTCGTCCAGCAGATGTCGCGGGGCTCGGTGGCACCGGGCGGCGGCGCGTTCATCGAGGCGTACATCGCACCGGACATGCACATGAGACCGCTGGGTGACACCGTCGGCCTGCTGGAGGCCGCGGGGCTGGAGGTGCGGTCCGTGGAGTCGCTGCGGGAGCACTACGTCCGTACGGTCGCGGCCTGGCACCGCACGCTGGAGGAGCGCTGGGACGACTTCGTCCGGCTCGTGGGGGCGGAGACGGCCAGGGTGTGGCGGCTGTACCTGGTCGGCGGGGCGCTCGCCTTCCAGGAACGGCGCATGGGCGTCGACCAGATCCTGAGCGTGCGGCCCGCTCCCGGAGGCAGCAGCGGCATGCCCGCCGTGCCGGGGGACTGGTACGCGGGGGCGGACGAGCGATGA
- a CDS encoding MerR family transcriptional regulator — protein sequence MGEDRPTGPSEVAARPAETGVTTGALARRLGVSPTTLRSWDRRYGVGPAVRSDGRHRRWTPQDVAMLEEMCRLTSAGVPPAEAARTARKGVERIPSGPDPSAEAGRRRSQAAGALPLGDVRQECRGLARAAVRLDAPAMDDQLASLVARHGLVVAWDEVMVPTLHAVGRKWESSGDRYVEVEHLLSWHISRTLHRATEPARPDAPATGPGPVVLACVPGEEHSLPLQALHAGLAELGLPTRMFGAAVPTEALTAAVRRLGPTAVVLWAQTRSTADVPLARHVAGTQWGVKGARNHPAVVLGGPGWAGRPLRGMLRPPGLRDALGSLMGLYDNVAPAPGS from the coding sequence ATGGGCGAGGACCGACCGACAGGGCCGTCAGAAGTGGCCGCACGGCCCGCCGAGACGGGCGTCACCACGGGTGCGCTGGCCCGCCGGCTGGGAGTGTCGCCCACCACCCTGCGTTCCTGGGACCGCCGGTACGGAGTGGGTCCCGCGGTCCGCTCCGACGGGCGGCACCGCCGCTGGACGCCGCAGGACGTGGCGATGCTCGAGGAGATGTGCCGTCTGACCTCCGCGGGGGTGCCGCCCGCCGAGGCGGCCAGGACCGCGCGGAAGGGCGTCGAGCGGATCCCTTCCGGCCCCGACCCGTCCGCGGAGGCCGGCCGGCGGCGTTCACAGGCGGCCGGCGCGCTGCCGCTCGGTGACGTCCGCCAGGAGTGCAGGGGCCTCGCGCGCGCCGCCGTGCGCCTCGACGCGCCCGCGATGGACGACCAGCTGGCCTCGCTCGTGGCACGGCACGGCCTGGTCGTCGCCTGGGACGAGGTGATGGTGCCCACCCTGCACGCGGTGGGACGCAAGTGGGAGTCCTCCGGTGACCGTTACGTGGAGGTGGAGCACCTGCTGTCCTGGCATATCTCCCGGACGCTCCACCGGGCCACCGAGCCGGCCCGGCCCGACGCTCCGGCCACCGGCCCGGGGCCCGTGGTGCTGGCGTGCGTCCCCGGCGAGGAGCACAGCCTGCCGTTGCAGGCGCTGCACGCCGGACTCGCCGAACTCGGCCTGCCCACAAGGATGTTCGGTGCGGCCGTGCCCACCGAGGCGCTGACCGCGGCGGTACGGCGGCTCGGCCCGACGGCCGTCGTGCTGTGGGCCCAGACCCGTTCGACGGCCGACGTCCCACTCGCCCGGCACGTGGCCGGCACCCAATGGGGTGTCAAGGGAGCCCGCAACCATCCCGCCGTCGTGCTGGGCGGCCCCGGCTGGGCCGGGCGTCCGCTGCGCGGGATGCTCCGCCCGCCGGGACTGCGGGACGCCCTCGGGTCCCTCATGGGCCTCTACGACAACGTCGCCCCGGCCCCGGGAAGCTGA
- a CDS encoding anti-sigma factor: MTTSDLHTLTGAYALYALDADERGRFERHAADCEACVQEVRELTATAARLGLAESAVAAPELKNRVMRQITTVRQEAPLPTPSPPPAPDLRRVRRTRGLSRWALAACVAAAAAFGGTAVWQHERARDAQHQARDAERRTADLTAVLAAPDAKSRTARLAGGAGGTVVVSASRDKAVFISSEMAKPPSGKVYQLWFDDAGTMRSAGLMDPHRTSEAVLLDGNVAKASGMGITVEPAGGSARPTSAPLALLDLPA; the protein is encoded by the coding sequence ATGACCACGTCCGACCTGCACACCCTGACGGGCGCGTACGCGCTGTACGCCCTCGACGCGGACGAGCGCGGCCGGTTCGAGCGGCACGCCGCCGACTGCGAGGCCTGCGTCCAGGAGGTTCGTGAGCTGACCGCCACGGCCGCGCGGCTGGGCCTCGCCGAGAGCGCCGTCGCGGCCCCCGAGCTCAAGAACCGGGTCATGCGGCAGATCACCACGGTCCGGCAGGAAGCGCCCCTGCCGACGCCTTCCCCGCCCCCAGCACCAGATCTCCGCCGCGTACGCCGTACCCGCGGCCTGTCGCGCTGGGCCCTGGCCGCCTGTGTGGCCGCCGCGGCGGCGTTCGGCGGCACGGCGGTGTGGCAGCACGAACGGGCGCGGGACGCACAGCATCAGGCGCGGGACGCCGAGCGCCGGACCGCCGACCTGACCGCGGTGCTGGCCGCCCCGGACGCGAAGAGCCGTACCGCGAGACTGGCGGGCGGGGCCGGCGGCACGGTGGTCGTCTCCGCGAGCCGTGACAAGGCCGTCTTCATCTCCTCGGAGATGGCGAAGCCGCCGAGCGGCAAGGTCTACCAGCTGTGGTTCGACGACGCGGGCACCATGCGCTCCGCCGGTCTGATGGACCCGCATCGGACCAGCGAGGCGGTGCTGCTGGACGGGAACGTGGCCAAGGCCTCGGGCATGGGCATCACCGTGGAACCGGCCGGCGGCTCGGCCCGGCCGACCTCGGCGCCTCTCGCGCTGCTGGACCTCCCCGCCTGA
- a CDS encoding deoxyribodipyrimidine photo-lyase, with protein sequence MNVSVVLFTSDLRLHDHPALRAAHDGSAALVPLFVRDDAVAAAGFTAPNRMAFLADCLADLDAGLRERGGRLVVRSGDVTAEVCKVVAEAEADEVHMAAGVSAFARRREDRLRTALEAEGCRLHVHDTVITALAPGAVTPASSDHFAVFTPYFRHWSRQSLRGAVSAPRAIRVPDGVVSEPVPSRTGLSGVSEGLARGGETEARRRLVSWLRSGIASYEDRHDDLAGDATSRFSPYLHFGSLSPVELVHRARGAGGAGAEAFVRQLAWRDFHHQVLAARPDAAVADYRTRHDRWRPETEAREDIVAWKDGRTGYPVIDAAMRQLRHEGWMHNRGRLLTASFLTKTLYVDWRVGARHFLDLLVDGDVANNQLNWQWMAGTGTDTRPNRVLNPVLQARRYDPDGVYVRRWVPELEGIAGAAVHEPWRLRGLDRAAYDYPDPLVELPDALARFRNARGRG encoded by the coding sequence ATGAACGTCTCGGTCGTCCTGTTCACCTCGGACCTGCGTCTGCACGATCACCCGGCGCTGCGGGCGGCCCACGACGGTTCGGCCGCGCTGGTCCCCCTCTTCGTGCGCGACGACGCCGTCGCCGCGGCAGGGTTCACGGCGCCCAACCGGATGGCGTTCCTCGCGGACTGCCTGGCCGACCTCGACGCCGGACTGCGCGAGCGGGGCGGACGGCTGGTGGTGCGTTCCGGCGACGTGACCGCCGAGGTGTGCAAGGTGGTCGCCGAGGCGGAGGCCGACGAGGTGCACATGGCCGCGGGCGTCAGTGCCTTCGCGCGCCGCCGCGAGGACCGGCTGCGCACCGCACTCGAGGCCGAGGGGTGCCGGCTGCACGTCCACGACACGGTGATCACCGCACTCGCGCCGGGTGCCGTCACCCCGGCCTCCTCGGACCACTTCGCCGTCTTCACCCCGTACTTCCGGCACTGGTCGCGGCAGTCGCTGCGCGGCGCGGTCTCCGCGCCGCGGGCGATCCGGGTGCCGGACGGTGTCGTCTCGGAGCCGGTGCCCTCCCGCACCGGCCTGTCCGGGGTGTCCGAGGGACTGGCGCGGGGCGGCGAGACGGAGGCCCGGAGGAGACTCGTCTCCTGGCTGCGGAGCGGGATCGCGTCGTACGAGGACCGGCACGACGACCTGGCCGGCGACGCCACCTCCCGGTTCTCGCCGTACCTGCACTTCGGCTCGCTCTCCCCGGTCGAGCTGGTGCACCGGGCCCGTGGCGCGGGCGGGGCGGGCGCCGAGGCCTTCGTACGGCAGCTCGCCTGGCGGGACTTCCACCACCAGGTGCTCGCCGCGCGGCCGGACGCGGCCGTGGCCGACTACCGGACCCGCCACGACCGCTGGCGCCCGGAGACCGAGGCGCGGGAGGACATCGTCGCGTGGAAGGACGGGCGCACCGGCTATCCGGTGATCGACGCGGCGATGCGCCAACTGCGCCACGAGGGCTGGATGCACAACCGGGGACGCCTGCTGACGGCGAGCTTCCTCACCAAGACGCTGTACGTGGACTGGCGGGTCGGGGCCCGGCACTTCCTGGACCTGCTGGTGGACGGCGATGTCGCCAACAACCAGCTCAACTGGCAGTGGATGGCAGGGACGGGCACGGACACCCGGCCCAACCGGGTCCTCAACCCGGTGCTCCAGGCCAGGCGTTACGACCCGGACGGGGTGTACGTCCGGCGGTGGGTGCCCGAACTGGAGGGGATCGCGGGCGCCGCCGTGCACGAGCCGTGGAGGCTGCGGGGCCTGGACCGCGCCGCCTACGATTACCCTGACCCCCTGGTCGAACTTCCGGACGCGCTGGCCCGCTTCAGGAACGCCCGGGGCCGTGGCTGA